The Colwellia sp. M166 genome segment CTAAGTAACGTTCGTGCTCTGAGTTTAAATCTACGCCCCAAGCCACTTTGTTTTCAAACTTTTTATCACAGTTTTCTAAGATTGTAATCGCATCAGTATAATCTAAACGCACAAAGTCGTTGTTGATCACTGAATTTAAACGATCGACAACTGTTTTATCGACGCGTTGTTCAAAGAAAGCCATATCATCAGCACGCTCATCAAGCACGGCTTGGAAAACATACTTCAACATTTCTTCAGCTAAATCAGCGGCGTCTGATAAATCAGCAAAAGCGATTTCTGGCTCTATCATCCAAAATTCTGCCAAATGACGAGTTGTATTTGAATTTTCAGCACGGAATGTTGGGCCAAAAGTATACACTTTAGAAAGGGCACAACAATAGGTTTCAACATTCAACTGACCTGAAACCGTTAAAAATGTTTCTTTACCGAAAAAATCTTGGTCGTAATCAACTTTACCTTGATCATTTAAAGGTAAGTTTTCCATATCAAGGGTACTCACGCGGAACATTTCGCCTGCGCCTTCACAGTCGCTACCGGTAATTAATGGCGTGCTGATCCAAAAGTAACCTTTACTATGTAAGAAACGATGTACTGCTTGTGCCAAAGTATTACGAACACGCGTTACTGCGCCGCCAATATTAGTACGCGGACGTAAATGTGCTTGCTCACGTAAAAATTCAATACTGTGGCGTTTTGCTGCCATTGGATAAGTATCAGGGTCTTCAACTAAACCTAATACTTCAACTTGCTCTGCTTGTAGTTCAAACGATTGACCTTTACCAGGAGATTCCACCAAAGTACCGGTAACTTTTACAGCCGCACCAGTCGTTAGTTTTAATACATCAGTCTGATAATTATCCAAATTACTCGGAGCAATTGCCTGAATAGCGTCAAAACATGAGCCGTCATGTATCGCTAAAAATGAAATACCTGCTTTGGAATCACGACGTGTGCGGATCCAACCATGGATAGTAATTGATTCATTAACAGGGTATTTACCTGTCAAGATATCAGTAATTGCAATGACTGACATTTACAAACCTCTTTTCTGTCAAAATATACTCAAATTTTAAGGATTGATATGTTACCTTGCTTATAAGGTTTAACAAGTAAAAGTTGTTAAATCCGGTCTATATAAAAATAAAAATTAAGAATTAGTCAGAAAAGGCGGTAGCTACGATGAAAATATCAAAAAAAGAGCGCAGGAGTGCGGTTGATATATGGACTTATATTGTCAGAGCCTTAGCCATTATTGGTTGGGGATTATTTGTTTTTGCCTTAATTGTTTCATACTACGCAGCACCTGATTCCGATTATGGTCTATTGCGCTATCATAATATTGAAATCAGAAAATTTTGGTTAACCCCTTTAACGGGTTATTTATATATTGTTTTGTGGTTAAGTGCTTTGTGTAGCTATTTTTGCTTAATACTCGACAAGTATCGTAGTCGGCGTAAAAGCGATGGTAAACATTTCAATATCTTATTGTTACTGACTATCACCATCGCCTGGGTAAGCTTTATCTTAGTACAAATTTCAGAAGCCAATATCGGTTAATTGAATATTGCTATTTACTTTACTGCTGTATAAAGCATGAATCTTCGTTTAATACTGTACTAATGGCCTTAAGCAATAAAGTTAATTGTTCTATATCAATGACAAAGGGTGGCATAACATAAATAAGTTTACCAAAAGGGCGTATCCATACGCCCAATTCAACAAAACGCTTTTGTATTTCAGCCATATCAACATTTTCCGTTGCTTCAACAACACCTATCGCACCTAAAACTCTAACATTATGTACTCTTGGATGGGTTTTTAATGGTAACAACTGTTGTTTGAATATCGCCTCGATATTGGCGACTTGCTGCTGCCATTCATTACGTTTTAGAATATTAAGGCTAGCATTAGCGACAGCACAAGCTAGTGGATTGCCCATAAAAGTAGGGCCATGCATAAAGCAACCGGCTTCGCCATTACTGATGCTATTGGCAATTTCGTCGGTACATAAGGTAGCTGCTAATGTCATATAGCCACCAGTTAAGGTTTTACCTAAGCAGATAATATCAGGGCTGATATCAGCCCATTCACAAGCAAATAACTTACCTGTTCGGCCTAAACCTGTGGCAATTTCATCGGCAATCATCAAGACATGGTATTGATCGCATAATGCTCGACAGGTTTTTAAATAATTTGGGTGGTATATGCGCATACCACCAGCGCCTTGCACGATGGGTTCAATAATAAATGCCGCTATCTCATGGTGATGTTGTTCAAACATAGCGGCTAGTGCTAATGCATCATCCGCTTGCCAAACTTGTTCAAAGCCTATTTTTGGCGCGGGTGCAAACAAGTTTTTCATGAGCACAGTCTCAAACAGTTGATGCATACCGTTAACGGGATCGCATACTGACATAGCGGCAAAGGTATCACCGTGATAACCATTCTTTACCGTCAATATTTTATGCTTTTCAGGCTTATCTTTGCTATGCCAATATTGAATGGCCATTTTAAGTGCCACTTCTACAGATACTGAGCCACTATCACTAAGAAACACTTTATTTAAACCACCCGGTGTCATGGCGATCAAGTTTTTTGCTAACTCGACCGCAGGTTCATGCGTTAGACCACCAAACATAACATGGGAAAATTTTTCACTTTGTTTAATTAGTGCTTGGTTCAATTCTGGGTGATTATAGCCATGTAACACAGACCACCATGATGACATGCCATCAATCACTTTTTCGCCACTAGCTAAATAAATGTATACCCCCTGAGCAGACTTTACCAGGTAAGACGGTAGAGGCTTTGACATAGAAGTATAAGGGTGCCAGACATGATTTTTATCGAATTCGAGTATTTCTGCTTGTTTATTGTTCATATGTAAAGCTTGGCTAAGTAAATTAGTTGACATATTGATGTTGACGCATAGACTACCCGTTAATATTACGAGATGCAATTTCAACACGAGTGAATAACTATGACACAGCAAACATCAGCGGTAAGCCAATCTATGTCTGATACCATCGGCAATAATAGCAATCAAGCTAGCAGCGAAATTCGCCATAATTGGCAAGCACATGAAGTTAAAGCCCTGTTTGATATGCCATTTAATGACTTGATGTTTAAAGCACAAGTTATTCACCGTGCAAACTTTAATCCTAATGAAGTGCAGGTCAGTACCTTATTGTCGATTAAAACGGGTGCCTGTCCAGAAGATTGCAAATATTGCTCACAAAGTTCACGATACAAAACCGATATCGATAAAGAACGCTTAATGGCAGTTGAAAAAGTGCTTGAAGCTGCACAAGTGGCAAAAGATCAAGGTTCAACGCGTTTCTGCATGGGCGCAGGTTGGCGTAATCCAAAAGCAAGAGATATGCCATTAGTGGTAGAAATGGTGAAGGGCGTAAAAGCACTCGGGCTTGAAACCTGTATGACATTAGGTATGTTATCTGCTGACCAAGCCGATGAATTGCAAGGC includes the following:
- the asnS gene encoding asparagine--tRNA ligase, whose product is MSVIAITDILTGKYPVNESITIHGWIRTRRDSKAGISFLAIHDGSCFDAIQAIAPSNLDNYQTDVLKLTTGAAVKVTGTLVESPGKGQSFELQAEQVEVLGLVEDPDTYPMAAKRHSIEFLREQAHLRPRTNIGGAVTRVRNTLAQAVHRFLHSKGYFWISTPLITGSDCEGAGEMFRVSTLDMENLPLNDQGKVDYDQDFFGKETFLTVSGQLNVETYCCALSKVYTFGPTFRAENSNTTRHLAEFWMIEPEIAFADLSDAADLAEEMLKYVFQAVLDERADDMAFFEQRVDKTVVDRLNSVINNDFVRLDYTDAITILENCDKKFENKVAWGVDLNSEHERYLAEEHFNGPVVLQNYPKDIKSFYMRLNDDGKTVAAMDILAPGIGEIIGGSQREERLDVLDKRLAEMNLDPADYSWYRDLRRYGTVPHSGFGLGFERLVAYATGMQNVRDVIPFPRTPNNASF
- the bioA gene encoding adenosylmethionine--8-amino-7-oxononanoate transaminase, producing the protein MNNKQAEILEFDKNHVWHPYTSMSKPLPSYLVKSAQGVYIYLASGEKVIDGMSSWWSVLHGYNHPELNQALIKQSEKFSHVMFGGLTHEPAVELAKNLIAMTPGGLNKVFLSDSGSVSVEVALKMAIQYWHSKDKPEKHKILTVKNGYHGDTFAAMSVCDPVNGMHQLFETVLMKNLFAPAPKIGFEQVWQADDALALAAMFEQHHHEIAAFIIEPIVQGAGGMRIYHPNYLKTCRALCDQYHVLMIADEIATGLGRTGKLFACEWADISPDIICLGKTLTGGYMTLAATLCTDEIANSISNGEAGCFMHGPTFMGNPLACAVANASLNILKRNEWQQQVANIEAIFKQQLLPLKTHPRVHNVRVLGAIGVVEATENVDMAEIQKRFVELGVWIRPFGKLIYVMPPFVIDIEQLTLLLKAISTVLNEDSCFIQQ